From Amycolatopsis sp. YIM 10, the proteins below share one genomic window:
- a CDS encoding lactate 2-monooxygenase codes for MTRFGGYQNEIYLQGLGGAKPLFSTDPTKLEESASNLLDPAPFAYVAGGAGSAATVRANREAFDRWRIVPRMLTGATERNLSVSVLGTELPAPVVLAPIGVQSIVHPDAESATARAAASLGLPMILSTASSTSIEEVAAANGAGPRWFQLYWPGDPDVCASILARAKKAGYSVLVVTLDTWTLAWRPADLDQAYLPFLNGEGMAVPFTDPAFRALLEKTPEEDPPSAILRWISLVTGTDRTWDQLTFLREHWDGPIVLKGIQHPDDARKAVDAGMDGIVVSNHGGRQVDGAIASLDALPGIAAAVGDRIEVLFDSGVRTGADVVKALALGAKAVLLGRPYVYGLAHAGEDGVRHVLRGLLADFDMTMGLSGNADVAGLDADVLARA; via the coding sequence GTGACCCGGTTCGGCGGCTACCAGAACGAGATCTACCTGCAGGGACTCGGCGGCGCGAAGCCGCTGTTCTCGACCGACCCGACGAAGCTGGAGGAGTCGGCGTCGAACCTGCTCGACCCGGCGCCGTTCGCCTACGTCGCCGGTGGCGCGGGCTCGGCGGCCACCGTGCGCGCCAATCGCGAGGCCTTCGACCGCTGGCGCATCGTGCCCCGCATGCTGACCGGCGCCACCGAGCGGAACCTGTCGGTCTCGGTGCTCGGCACCGAGCTGCCCGCCCCGGTGGTGCTGGCGCCGATCGGCGTGCAGTCGATCGTGCACCCCGACGCCGAGTCGGCCACCGCGCGGGCCGCCGCCTCGCTGGGCCTGCCGATGATCCTGTCCACCGCCTCGTCCACCTCCATCGAGGAGGTGGCCGCGGCGAACGGGGCCGGACCGCGCTGGTTCCAGCTCTACTGGCCGGGTGATCCCGACGTCTGCGCGAGCATCCTGGCGCGGGCGAAGAAAGCGGGTTACTCGGTGCTGGTGGTCACCCTGGACACCTGGACGCTGGCCTGGCGCCCGGCCGACCTCGACCAGGCGTACCTGCCCTTCCTCAACGGCGAGGGCATGGCGGTGCCGTTCACCGACCCGGCCTTCCGCGCGCTGCTGGAGAAGACGCCGGAGGAGGACCCGCCGTCGGCGATCCTGCGCTGGATCTCGCTGGTCACCGGCACCGACCGCACCTGGGACCAGTTGACCTTCCTGCGTGAGCACTGGGACGGCCCGATCGTGCTCAAGGGAATCCAGCACCCCGACGACGCGCGCAAGGCGGTGGACGCGGGCATGGACGGCATCGTGGTGTCCAACCACGGCGGCCGCCAGGTCGACGGCGCGATCGCCTCGCTGGACGCGCTGCCGGGCATCGCCGCCGCGGTCGGCGACCGGATCGAGGTGCTGTTCGACTCGGGCGTGCGCACCGGTGCCGACGTGGTCAAGGCGCTGGCGCTGGGCGCGAAGGCGGTGCTGCTCGGCCGTCCGTACGTCTACGGCCTCGCGCACGCCGGCGAGGACGGCGTCCGGCACGTGCTGCGCGGGCTGCTCGCCGACTTCGACATGACGATGGGGCTCTCAGGCAACGCCGATGTCGCCGGGCTGGACGCGGACGTCCTGGCCAGGGCGTGA
- the hrpA gene encoding ATP-dependent RNA helicase HrpA has product MSAKSPLDGLRSRLPELMPRDRSRLRRRLEGARKARDVEAVAARIEADIAAAEQRVANRRAAVPKLSYPAELPVSQRKDDIAAAIRDHQVVIVAGETGSGKTTQLPKICLELGRGVLGQIGHTQPRRLAARTVAERIADELSTQVGETVGYKVRFTDQGDENTLVKLMTDGILLAEIQGDRMLRQYDTLIIDEAHERSLNIDFILGYLKQLLPRRPDLKVIITSATIDPERFSRHFDDAPIVEVSGRTYPVEVRYRPIIDPEDPDADPDRDQISAISDAVAELSAEGPGDILVFLSGEREIRDTADALSKQDLRNTEILPLYARLSSAEQHRVFQRHTGRRVVLATNVAETSLTVPGIKYVVDPGTARISRYSHRTKVQRLPIEAVSQASANQRKGRCGRTSDGICVRLYSEDDFLARPEFTDPEILRTNLASVILQMTSLGLGDIAAFPFVEPPDRRQIADGVNLLQELGAFDASATEVKDRLTDVGRKLAQLPVDPRLGRMVLEAAKAGCVREVLVIASALSIQDPRERPADKQQAAGEKHARFADKSSDFLAYLNLWQYLHEQQRELSGNQFRKLCKAEFLNYLRVREWQDVHSQLRRLTKQLGVTPNTTDADPQQVHTALISGLLSHIGLKDPAKGDYLGARGARFSIFPGSALFKKQPRLVMSAELVETSRLWGRVNARIEPEWVEPLAAHVVKRSYSEPHWERKQGAVMALEKVTLYGVPLVADRRVNYGRVDPELSRDLFIRNALVEGDWQTSHKFFHENRALLAEVEDLEHRARRRDILVDDETLFEFYDQRLGAEVVSARHFDTWWKKTRREQPDLLSFEKSMLINATAGDVSEADYPDTWTTPEGIALKLTYQFEPGSDADGVTAHVPLPVLNQVTADGFDWQVPGLREELVTALIKSLPKPIRRNFVPAPDHAKLVLSRVSPADGPLLDVLGDELEALRGVPVPPESWQPDAVPDHLKVTFRVVDGKKKLAEGKDLEALRQRLTGELRASISKAADNVERAGLSSPAFGEVPKVFERKQRGLEVKAYPALVDEGETVAVRMLETPAEQEHSMWLGTRKLLRLNVPSPMKFINRNLGNQAKLVLNRNPHGSVAALLEDCLNCAIDELMAAGGGPTWDEAGFAVLLQRVRAGLNATVVRVLADVEQVLRASIDVETRLTEVRGPALAESLADIRQQLGELVFPGFVTATGSARLPDLVRYLRAIERRLDKLPSDPARDVERLREVHWLRDEYKSLVDAQPRGTSSGALRDVRWMIEELRVSFFAQTLRTAYPVSVKRVLRAMDDAVVPAG; this is encoded by the coding sequence ATGTCTGCGAAATCCCCCCTCGATGGCCTCCGGTCCCGCCTGCCGGAATTGATGCCGCGCGACCGGTCCCGGCTGCGACGGCGGCTGGAAGGTGCCCGCAAGGCGCGTGACGTCGAGGCGGTCGCCGCGCGGATCGAGGCCGACATCGCCGCCGCCGAGCAGCGCGTGGCGAACCGGCGCGCCGCGGTGCCGAAGCTCAGCTATCCGGCGGAACTGCCGGTCAGCCAGCGCAAGGACGACATCGCCGCCGCCATCCGCGACCACCAGGTGGTGATCGTGGCGGGGGAGACCGGTTCCGGCAAGACGACGCAGCTGCCGAAGATCTGCCTCGAACTCGGCCGCGGGGTGCTCGGCCAGATCGGCCACACGCAGCCGCGGCGCCTGGCCGCGCGCACGGTGGCCGAGCGCATCGCCGACGAGCTGTCGACCCAGGTCGGCGAAACCGTCGGCTACAAGGTGCGGTTCACCGACCAGGGTGACGAGAACACCCTGGTGAAGCTGATGACCGACGGCATCCTGCTGGCCGAGATCCAGGGCGACCGGATGCTCCGGCAGTACGACACGCTGATCATCGACGAGGCGCACGAGCGCAGCCTCAACATCGACTTCATCCTCGGTTACCTCAAGCAGCTGCTGCCGCGCCGCCCCGATCTCAAGGTGATCATCACCTCGGCGACGATCGATCCCGAGCGGTTCTCGCGCCACTTCGACGACGCGCCGATCGTGGAGGTCTCCGGCCGCACGTACCCGGTCGAGGTGCGGTACCGGCCGATCATCGACCCGGAGGATCCCGACGCCGACCCCGATCGCGACCAGATCTCGGCGATCTCGGACGCGGTGGCCGAGCTGTCCGCCGAAGGCCCCGGCGACATCCTGGTCTTCCTGTCCGGCGAACGGGAAATCCGCGACACCGCCGACGCCCTGTCCAAACAGGACCTGCGCAACACCGAGATCCTGCCGCTGTACGCGCGGTTGTCCTCGGCCGAGCAGCACCGGGTGTTCCAGCGGCACACCGGGCGCCGGGTGGTGCTGGCCACCAACGTCGCCGAGACCTCGCTGACCGTGCCCGGCATCAAGTACGTGGTGGACCCGGGCACCGCGCGCATCTCCCGCTACAGCCATCGCACGAAGGTGCAGCGGCTGCCGATCGAGGCGGTCTCGCAGGCGTCGGCCAACCAGCGCAAGGGCCGCTGCGGCCGTACCTCGGACGGCATCTGCGTCCGGCTGTACTCCGAGGACGACTTCCTGGCCCGGCCGGAGTTCACCGATCCGGAGATCCTGCGCACCAATCTCGCCTCGGTCATCCTGCAGATGACCTCGCTCGGCCTCGGTGACATCGCCGCCTTCCCGTTCGTCGAACCGCCGGACCGCCGCCAGATCGCCGACGGCGTGAACCTGCTCCAGGAACTGGGCGCGTTCGACGCCTCGGCCACCGAGGTCAAGGACCGGCTCACCGACGTCGGCCGCAAGCTCGCCCAGCTGCCGGTGGACCCGAGGCTCGGGCGGATGGTGCTGGAGGCGGCGAAGGCCGGCTGCGTGCGCGAGGTGCTGGTGATCGCCTCCGCACTGTCCATTCAGGACCCGCGCGAGCGGCCGGCGGACAAGCAGCAGGCGGCGGGCGAGAAGCACGCGCGCTTCGCCGACAAGAGCTCGGACTTCCTCGCGTACCTGAACCTGTGGCAGTACCTGCACGAGCAGCAGCGCGAGCTGTCCGGCAACCAGTTCCGCAAGCTGTGCAAGGCGGAGTTCCTGAACTACCTGCGGGTGCGGGAGTGGCAGGACGTGCACAGCCAGCTGCGGCGGCTGACCAAGCAGCTTGGCGTCACCCCGAACACCACCGACGCGGACCCGCAGCAGGTGCACACCGCGCTGATCTCCGGGCTGCTCTCGCACATCGGGCTCAAGGACCCGGCCAAGGGCGACTACCTCGGCGCCCGCGGCGCTCGGTTCTCGATCTTCCCCGGTTCGGCGTTGTTCAAGAAGCAGCCGCGCCTGGTGATGTCCGCCGAGCTGGTGGAGACCTCGCGCCTGTGGGGCCGGGTCAACGCGCGCATCGAGCCGGAGTGGGTGGAGCCGCTGGCCGCGCACGTGGTCAAGCGCAGCTACTCCGAGCCGCACTGGGAGCGCAAGCAGGGCGCGGTGATGGCGCTGGAGAAGGTCACCCTCTACGGCGTGCCGCTGGTGGCCGACCGCCGGGTGAACTACGGGCGCGTCGATCCCGAGCTCTCGCGTGACCTGTTCATCCGCAACGCGCTCGTCGAAGGCGACTGGCAGACCAGCCACAAGTTCTTCCACGAGAACCGCGCGCTGCTCGCCGAGGTCGAGGACCTGGAGCACCGGGCCCGCCGCCGCGACATCCTGGTCGACGACGAGACCCTGTTCGAGTTCTACGACCAGCGCCTCGGTGCCGAGGTGGTCTCCGCCCGGCACTTCGACACCTGGTGGAAGAAGACCCGGCGCGAGCAGCCGGACCTGCTCAGCTTCGAGAAGTCGATGCTGATCAACGCCACCGCCGGCGACGTCAGCGAGGCCGACTACCCGGACACCTGGACCACGCCCGAGGGCATCGCGCTCAAGCTGACCTACCAGTTCGAGCCGGGTTCCGACGCCGACGGCGTGACCGCGCACGTGCCGCTGCCGGTGCTGAACCAGGTCACCGCCGACGGTTTCGACTGGCAGGTGCCCGGCCTGCGCGAGGAACTGGTCACCGCGTTGATCAAGTCGCTGCCGAAGCCGATCCGCCGCAACTTCGTGCCCGCGCCGGACCACGCGAAGCTGGTGCTCTCGCGGGTGTCCCCGGCCGACGGCCCGCTGCTGGACGTGCTCGGCGACGAGCTGGAGGCGTTGCGCGGGGTGCCGGTGCCGCCGGAGTCGTGGCAGCCGGACGCGGTGCCGGACCACCTGAAGGTCACCTTCCGCGTGGTCGACGGCAAGAAGAAGCTCGCCGAGGGCAAGGACCTCGAAGCGCTGCGGCAGCGGCTGACCGGTGAGCTGCGGGCGTCGATCTCGAAGGCCGCCGACAACGTCGAACGGGCCGGGCTCAGCTCGCCCGCGTTCGGCGAGGTGCCGAAGGTGTTCGAGCGCAAGCAGCGCGGGCTGGAGGTCAAGGCGTACCCGGCGCTGGTGGACGAGGGCGAGACGGTCGCCGTCCGGATGCTCGAGACGCCCGCCGAGCAGGAGCACTCGATGTGGCTGGGCACGCGGAAGCTGTTGCGGCTCAACGTGCCTTCGCCGATGAAGTTCATCAACCGCAACCTGGGCAACCAGGCGAAGCTGGTGCTCAACCGCAACCCGCACGGCAGCGTCGCGGCCCTGCTGGAGGACTGCCTCAACTGCGCGATCGACGAGCTGATGGCCGCGGGCGGCGGGCCGACCTGGGACGAGGCCGGGTTCGCCGTGCTGCTGCAGCGCGTGCGGGCCGGGCTGAACGCGACCGTGGTGCGGGTGCTCGCCGACGTCGAGCAGGTGCTGCGGGCGTCGATCGACGTGGAGACGCGGCTGACCGAGGTGCGCGGCCCGGCGCTGGCCGAGTCGCTCGCCGACATCCGCCAGCAGCTCGGTGAGCTGGTCTTCCCCGGTTTTGTCACGGCCACCGGGTCGGCGCGGCTGCCGGACCTGGTGCGGTACCTGCGCGCGATCGAGCGGCGGCTGGACAAGCTGCCCAGCGATCCGGCACGCGACGTGGAACGCCTGCGCGAGGTCCACTGGTTGAGAGACGAGTACAAATCCCTTGTGGACGCGCAACCGCGCGGTACATCCTCGGGCGCACTGCGGGACGTGCGCTGGATGATCGAGGAGCTGCGGGTCAGCTTCTTCGCCCAGACGCTGCGCACCGCCTATCCGGTATCGGTGAAGCGGGTGCTGCGCGCGATGGACGACGCGGTGGTCCCCGCCGGTTAG
- a CDS encoding DUF3574 domain-containing protein, which yields MKKLIGVAAVALAVGVGGGVAAAGPSSPEDTPGDAFKRTELYFGSVKPDGSEVTPAEFEIFVDKEVTPSFPDGLTRLEGNGQWRNSTGEIIKERSYVLILLYPVGDRAANGEIQEIREDYKRLYEQESVLRADSTEKVSF from the coding sequence ATGAAGAAGCTCATCGGGGTGGCGGCGGTCGCGCTGGCGGTCGGGGTCGGCGGGGGAGTGGCCGCGGCGGGGCCGTCCTCGCCGGAAGACACGCCGGGCGATGCCTTCAAGCGCACCGAGCTGTACTTCGGCTCGGTCAAGCCGGACGGCTCGGAGGTCACGCCCGCGGAGTTCGAGATCTTCGTGGACAAGGAGGTGACGCCGTCGTTCCCGGACGGCCTCACCCGCCTCGAGGGCAACGGCCAGTGGCGCAACTCCACCGGCGAGATCATCAAGGAACGCTCGTACGTGCTGATCCTGCTCTACCCGGTCGGCGACCGGGCCGCCAACGGCGAGATCCAGGAAATCCGCGAGGACTACAAACGGCTCTACGAGCAGGAATCCGTGCTGCGCGCGGACAGCACCGAGAAGGTCTCCTTCTGA
- a CDS encoding helix-turn-helix transcriptional regulator, protein MTRLLRELEAAVGGGYHELSSAISRAVAAVVPHDGLRLVGTGPVTGCGPGSFSFWHGYDPDFGLAVLRNAYAGQDRMLMADLARRPSPVGVRLVGAFGVGSELRLLLRDGRGVWGVLELLRSEGGRSFDEHDMTRARRLVPVLIAVLRGHVTAGPLAPAVPALSAGVLVVGRDHVVKAMTPEARRWRDLLRTRQHAPDFTSASYCLGLSMQARAPGSPAALVVGPAASYGRWVACHAEPLSDGEVAIVIETITGARLLPWFCSWYGITAREQQVTTELLDGAAPKHIARRLGLSPHTVHDHLKSLFRKTHVTSREQLHTLLTT, encoded by the coding sequence GTGACGCGGTTGCTGCGAGAGCTGGAGGCGGCCGTCGGCGGGGGATACCACGAGCTGAGTTCGGCGATTTCGCGTGCCGTCGCCGCCGTGGTGCCGCACGACGGCCTCCGGTTGGTGGGCACCGGCCCGGTGACGGGGTGCGGGCCGGGATCGTTCAGCTTCTGGCACGGGTACGACCCCGACTTCGGCCTCGCGGTGCTGCGGAATGCCTACGCGGGGCAGGACCGGATGCTCATGGCGGACCTCGCGCGACGGCCGTCCCCGGTCGGTGTCCGGTTGGTGGGTGCCTTCGGGGTCGGCAGCGAACTGCGGTTGCTGCTGCGGGACGGTCGCGGGGTGTGGGGCGTGCTGGAACTGCTGCGGTCGGAGGGCGGACGGTCGTTCGACGAGCACGACATGACCCGCGCGAGGCGGCTGGTCCCGGTGTTGATCGCCGTGCTGCGCGGGCACGTGACCGCGGGCCCGCTCGCTCCGGCGGTACCGGCGCTTTCGGCCGGCGTGCTCGTCGTCGGCCGGGACCACGTGGTCAAGGCGATGACCCCGGAGGCCCGGCGCTGGCGCGACCTGCTGCGGACGCGGCAGCACGCGCCGGACTTCACCAGTGCTTCGTACTGCCTCGGCCTCTCGATGCAGGCGCGCGCCCCCGGCTCACCGGCGGCTTTGGTCGTCGGCCCCGCCGCGAGCTACGGGCGCTGGGTCGCCTGCCACGCCGAACCCCTCTCCGACGGCGAGGTCGCCATCGTCATCGAGACGATCACCGGCGCGCGACTGCTGCCGTGGTTCTGCTCGTGGTACGGCATCACCGCGCGGGAACAGCAGGTCACCACCGAACTCCTGGACGGCGCCGCCCCGAAGCACATCGCCCGGCGGCTGGGCCTCTCACCCCACACGGTGCATGACCACCTGAAGTCGTTGTTCCGCAAAACCCACGTCACGTCGCGGGAGCAGCTCCACACCCTGCTGACCACGTGA
- a CDS encoding bifunctional 3'-5' exonuclease/DNA polymerase — MHLFVVDEGEERYSLHERGSAQVAGLDTVDAAELAKRVAELEREHRPRWVFPAAHQVYPVLLRAGVRVARGHDLSLVEGLLLAAEGKSGEPKGLAGAWARLNGLEPPPDPPPPHETAQPALFDARGSGLPPGTRAIDAAEAVLTAQERRIAATPHPERFRLLTAAESASGLAAAEMAFDGLPWRADVHDQLLTELLGPRVPAGQRPRRLAELAEEISAAFGGRPVNPDHPPGVVKAFAHAGIEVPSARAHVLRGIEHPAVAPLLEYKELSRLHSATGWAWLDAWVRGDRFRPIWVVGGVVSGRWASGGGAALQIPRTLRVCVRADPGWKLVVADAAQLEPRVLTALSGDRRLAEVSGATDLYSSLAEAMFAGGRTVPGPRSEDLDDRGRAKIAMLSAMYGGTSGEAGPLLALLRQRFPAAVSYVEHAALAGERGERVVSRLGRTSPAPSAAWRALTGDASGSSDARALRAARDWGRFTRNFVVQASAADWTAVLIATLRLRLPAPAHLVFFQHDEVIVHAPEELAAEVQTCITDAVEETSALVFGPSCPVRFPLHISTVDTYADAK; from the coding sequence GTGCACTTGTTCGTGGTGGATGAAGGGGAGGAGCGGTACTCGCTGCATGAACGCGGATCGGCCCAGGTGGCCGGGTTGGACACGGTGGACGCGGCCGAGCTGGCCAAGCGCGTGGCCGAGCTGGAGCGGGAGCACCGACCGCGCTGGGTCTTCCCGGCGGCGCACCAGGTGTACCCGGTGCTGCTGCGGGCCGGGGTGCGGGTGGCGCGCGGGCACGACCTGTCACTGGTCGAGGGCCTGCTGCTGGCGGCGGAGGGCAAGTCCGGCGAGCCGAAGGGGCTGGCCGGGGCGTGGGCGCGGCTGAACGGGCTGGAGCCGCCACCCGATCCCCCGCCCCCGCACGAGACGGCGCAGCCGGCGCTGTTCGACGCCCGCGGCTCCGGGCTGCCGCCGGGCACCCGGGCGATCGACGCGGCGGAGGCGGTGCTGACCGCGCAGGAGCGGCGGATCGCGGCGACCCCGCACCCGGAGCGGTTCCGGCTGCTCACCGCGGCCGAGTCGGCGAGCGGGCTGGCCGCCGCCGAGATGGCCTTCGACGGGCTGCCCTGGCGCGCGGACGTGCACGACCAGCTGCTCACCGAGCTGCTCGGCCCGCGGGTCCCGGCCGGGCAGCGGCCGCGGCGGCTGGCGGAGCTGGCCGAGGAGATCAGCGCGGCCTTCGGCGGGCGGCCGGTGAACCCGGACCACCCTCCCGGCGTGGTGAAGGCGTTCGCGCACGCGGGCATCGAGGTGCCGTCGGCGCGGGCGCACGTGCTGCGTGGCATCGAGCATCCGGCGGTGGCGCCGCTGCTGGAGTACAAGGAGTTGTCGCGGCTGCACTCGGCGACAGGCTGGGCGTGGCTGGACGCGTGGGTGCGCGGGGACCGGTTCCGGCCGATCTGGGTGGTCGGCGGGGTGGTGTCGGGGCGCTGGGCCAGTGGTGGCGGGGCGGCGCTGCAGATCCCGCGCACGCTGCGGGTGTGCGTGCGAGCCGATCCGGGGTGGAAGCTGGTGGTCGCCGACGCGGCGCAGCTCGAGCCGCGGGTGCTCACCGCGTTGTCCGGGGACAGGCGGCTCGCCGAGGTTTCGGGCGCGACGGACCTGTACAGCAGCCTGGCCGAGGCGATGTTCGCCGGTGGCCGCACGGTGCCCGGCCCGCGCAGTGAGGACCTCGACGACCGGGGCCGGGCGAAGATCGCCATGCTCTCGGCGATGTACGGCGGCACTTCAGGAGAGGCGGGGCCGCTGCTGGCGTTGCTGCGCCAGCGGTTCCCGGCCGCGGTGTCCTATGTGGAGCACGCCGCGCTGGCCGGGGAACGCGGCGAGCGCGTGGTGTCGCGACTCGGCCGCACCTCACCGGCGCCGTCGGCGGCGTGGCGCGCCCTCACCGGCGACGCCTCCGGTTCGTCCGATGCCCGGGCCCTGCGCGCCGCCCGCGACTGGGGCCGGTTCACCCGGAACTTCGTGGTGCAGGCCAGCGCCGCGGACTGGACCGCGGTCCTGATCGCCACCCTGCGCCTACGCCTACCGGCCCCGGCTCACCTGGTCTTCTTCCAGCACGACGAGGTCATCGTGCACGCGCCGGAGGAGTTGGCCGCCGAGGTGCAGACCTGCATCACGGACGCGGTGGAGGAAACCTCGGCGCTCGTTTTCGGCCCTTCCTGCCCGGTCCGCTTCCCACTGCACATCTCCACCGTCGACACCTACGCGGACGCGAAGTGA